From Streptomyces sp. GSL17-111, one genomic window encodes:
- a CDS encoding glucose 1-dehydrogenase: MHALTVAPQQKDSLRLETLPDPAPADQELLVEGLMLGVCGTDREIVAGDYGWAPPGRERLVLGHESLGRVREAPPGSGFAEGDLVAGIVRRPDPVPCGACAHGEFDMCRNGRYTERGIKEIDGYAATLWTVEADYAVRVDPSLERVGALLEPTTVVAKAWEQVMRIGGRAWFAPRSVLVTGAGPIGLLAALIGRQRGLEVHVLDRIEGGVKPELVRDLGGTYHTGDVEDVLRAVRPDVVIEATGAPSVALGAMCGLEAYGVLCLTGVSATGRTLRLDAGALNRELVLENSAVVGSVNAGRGHYAAAAEALAAADVAWLDRVITRRVPLADFARAFAPDPEGVKTVLELGG; the protein is encoded by the coding sequence ATGCACGCCCTGACCGTAGCCCCGCAGCAGAAGGACTCCCTGCGCCTGGAGACGCTGCCCGACCCGGCCCCGGCCGACCAGGAGCTGCTGGTGGAGGGGCTGATGCTCGGGGTGTGCGGCACCGACCGGGAGATCGTCGCCGGGGACTACGGCTGGGCCCCGCCCGGCCGGGAGCGGCTGGTCCTCGGGCACGAGTCGCTGGGTCGGGTGCGGGAGGCGCCGCCGGGCAGCGGGTTCGCCGAGGGCGACCTGGTGGCCGGGATCGTGCGGCGTCCCGATCCGGTGCCGTGCGGGGCGTGCGCGCACGGCGAGTTCGACATGTGCCGCAACGGGCGGTACACCGAACGCGGGATCAAGGAGATCGACGGTTACGCGGCCACGCTGTGGACGGTCGAGGCCGACTACGCCGTGCGGGTCGACCCGTCGCTGGAGCGCGTGGGGGCCCTGCTGGAGCCCACGACCGTCGTGGCCAAGGCGTGGGAGCAGGTGATGCGGATCGGGGGCCGGGCCTGGTTCGCGCCGCGTTCGGTGCTCGTCACCGGCGCCGGTCCCATCGGGCTCCTGGCCGCGCTGATCGGCCGGCAGCGGGGCCTGGAGGTGCACGTCCTGGACCGGATCGAGGGCGGGGTCAAACCGGAACTCGTCCGCGATCTGGGCGGGACCTACCACACCGGGGACGTCGAGGACGTGCTGCGCGCGGTCCGGCCGGACGTCGTCATCGAGGCGACGGGCGCCCCCTCGGTGGCCTTGGGCGCGATGTGCGGCCTGGAGGCGTACGGCGTCCTGTGCCTGACGGGTGTCTCCGCGACGGGACGCACCCTGCGGCTGGACGCCGGCGCTCTCAACCGCGAGCTGGTGCTGGAGAACTCGGCGGTGGTCGGCTCGGTGAACGCGGGCCGGGGTCACTACGCGGCGGCGGCCGAGGCGCTCGCCGCCGCCGACGTGGCGTGGCTGGACCGGGTGATCACCCGCCGGGTGCCGCTGGCGGACTTCGCGCGGGCGTTCGCGCCGGACCCGGAGGGCGTCAAGACGGTGCTGGAGCTGGGCGGTTAG
- a CDS encoding DUF4429 domain-containing protein, with protein sequence MAEITQKDGTWSFDGATLRIVPGHSKGVHILRRTIGELTVPLHALAGVAHEPGRRSGRLRLRLRGGADPLLQVTRGKLPDAADPYQLTVEPEQTSVAEYLVDEVRTALTLEEVPDTPCDRFLLPGPPVPLTATGGDATVSFDGDLIRLVWNWKTEEGKKAGGPRTIHLEDLRGVEWQPSVGWENGHLRFLASRSGTEAPPKYDPHAVVLHGSRKDPLTALVAAAVTARLHPAAPPLPSAPLPSAPPPDADPKPPTAGGPAPGGEDHDALLRRLRELGELHTSGVLTTEEFTAAKQAVLRRF encoded by the coding sequence ATGGCGGAGATCACCCAGAAGGACGGGACCTGGAGCTTCGACGGGGCGACGCTGCGGATCGTGCCGGGCCACTCCAAGGGCGTGCACATCCTGCGGCGGACCATCGGCGAGCTGACGGTGCCCCTGCACGCGCTGGCGGGCGTCGCCCACGAGCCCGGCCGCAGGTCGGGACGGCTGCGGCTGCGACTGCGCGGCGGCGCGGACCCGCTGCTCCAGGTCACGCGCGGCAAGCTGCCGGACGCCGCCGACCCCTACCAGCTCACCGTCGAGCCGGAGCAGACCTCCGTCGCCGAGTACCTGGTCGACGAGGTGCGGACCGCGCTGACGCTGGAGGAGGTGCCGGACACGCCGTGCGACCGCTTCCTGCTGCCCGGGCCGCCGGTGCCGCTGACGGCCACCGGCGGCGACGCCACCGTCTCCTTCGACGGCGACCTCATACGCCTGGTGTGGAACTGGAAGACGGAGGAGGGGAAGAAGGCCGGCGGGCCGCGCACGATCCACCTGGAGGACCTGCGCGGGGTGGAGTGGCAGCCGTCGGTCGGGTGGGAGAACGGCCACCTGCGCTTTCTCGCCTCCCGGTCCGGCACCGAGGCACCGCCGAAGTACGACCCCCACGCGGTCGTCCTGCACGGTTCCCGCAAGGACCCGCTGACGGCCCTGGTCGCCGCCGCCGTCACCGCGCGCCTGCACCCCGCCGCCCCGCCGCTCCCGTCCGCGCCGCTCCCGTCCGCGCCGCCGCCGGACGCGGACCCGAAGCCACCGACGGCGGGGGGACCGGCGCCCGGGGGCGAGGACCACGACGCGCTGCTGCGCCGTCTGCGCGAGCTGGGAGAGCTGCACACGTCCGGCGTCCTGACGACCGAGGAGTTCACCGCCGCCAAGCAGGCCGTGCTCCGCCGTTTCTGA
- a CDS encoding FAD-binding and (Fe-S)-binding domain-containing protein has protein sequence MAPTDLPEPVIRRDRPDLDVRALERDLRRAVGGEVRFDSGTRATYATDASNYRRTPLGVVLPRTVEDAEAAVAVCRAHDAPLLSRGGGTSLAGQCCNEGVVIDWSKYCHRLVSVDADARSCVVEPGIVLDDLNRRLAPHGLQYGPRPATHPNCTLGGMIGNNACGATAQAYGKVVDNVRRLEVLTYDGTRLWVGPTDAEELARRCAEPGATGELYRALAALRDRYAEEIRARYPDIPRRVSGYNLDSLLPEHGFDVAGLLVGSESTLVTVLRAELDLVPVPAASALVVLGYPDVATAADHVPAVLRHGPHALEGLDHRLITFQRAQGLNPEGLAELPDGRAFLMAEFAADSREEADAKARALVADSPGTAAGVRLDDPGQAALLWEVREAGLGATAHAPGMPESHPGWEDSAVAPERLGAYLRDLLALFEEFGYPRPSVYGHFGDGCVHCRMPFDLTSDAGVARMRAFMERAADLVCSYDGSLSGEHGDGQARGELLERMFGPELVEAFERLKAVFDPRDRMNPGKVVVPRRLDEDLRLGGAFRPWEPRTAFSYPEDSGSFARAARRCVGIGKCRSPEGGVMCPSYRATREEEHSTRGRARLLFEMIDGRSPVDDGWRSTEVRDALDLCLACKGCKSDCPVDVDMATYKAEFLHHHYARRLRPAAHYSLGWLPLLARAAGRAPRLVNTLTHTPGVAHLAKTVAGVAPERRLPLFAEQRFTDWWRARGGTRGGGARGEVVLWPDTFTNAFQPAVGRAAVEVLEAAGFHVRVPTRPVCCGLTWISTGQLGVARRVLRRTLDTLREDIRRGTPVVGLEPSCTAVFRSDAPDLMPGDRDVRRLSERTMTFAELLTERAPDWRPPAVLGDAVVQRHCHQYAVLGFDADEALMRRAGLDADVLDAGCCGLAGNFGFERGHYETSQACAEDALFPALRSADAGALVLADGFSCRTQIEQSDTGRSPLHLAEVLAAGLRREGGPRAERPAPPSRAATRATLAATAAGTGAGALTTLAAARRLRRR, from the coding sequence GTGGCCCCCACCGACCTCCCCGAGCCGGTGATCCGCCGCGACCGCCCCGACCTCGACGTCCGGGCGCTGGAGCGCGACCTGCGCCGGGCGGTCGGCGGAGAGGTCCGCTTCGACTCCGGCACCCGCGCCACGTACGCCACCGACGCGTCCAACTACCGGCGGACACCGCTCGGCGTCGTCCTGCCGCGCACCGTCGAGGACGCCGAGGCGGCCGTCGCCGTGTGCCGCGCCCACGACGCCCCCCTCCTTTCGCGCGGCGGCGGGACGAGCCTGGCCGGTCAGTGCTGCAACGAGGGCGTGGTCATCGACTGGAGCAAGTACTGCCACCGCCTGGTGTCCGTCGACGCCGACGCCCGCAGCTGCGTCGTCGAGCCCGGCATCGTCCTGGACGACCTCAACCGGCGGCTCGCCCCGCACGGGCTCCAGTACGGCCCGCGTCCCGCCACCCACCCCAACTGCACGCTCGGCGGCATGATCGGCAACAACGCCTGCGGCGCGACGGCCCAGGCGTACGGGAAGGTCGTGGACAACGTCCGCCGCCTGGAGGTGCTCACCTACGACGGCACCCGCCTGTGGGTCGGCCCGACCGACGCGGAGGAGCTGGCCCGGCGGTGTGCCGAGCCCGGGGCCACCGGCGAGCTGTACCGGGCCCTGGCCGCCCTGCGCGACCGCTACGCGGAGGAGATCCGCGCCCGCTACCCCGACATCCCGCGCCGCGTCTCCGGGTACAACCTCGACTCCCTGCTGCCCGAGCACGGCTTCGACGTCGCCGGGCTGCTCGTCGGCTCCGAGTCCACCCTCGTCACCGTCCTGCGCGCCGAGCTGGACCTCGTCCCCGTGCCCGCCGCCTCGGCCCTGGTGGTGCTGGGCTACCCGGACGTCGCCACGGCCGCCGACCACGTGCCCGCCGTCCTGCGCCACGGGCCGCACGCCCTGGAGGGGCTGGACCACCGGCTCATCACCTTCCAGCGCGCCCAGGGCCTCAATCCCGAGGGCCTGGCGGAGCTGCCGGACGGCCGGGCCTTCCTCATGGCCGAGTTCGCCGCCGACTCCCGGGAGGAGGCCGACGCCAAGGCCCGTGCCCTGGTCGCCGACTCCCCGGGCACCGCCGCCGGCGTCCGGCTGGACGACCCGGGCCAGGCCGCCCTGCTGTGGGAGGTGCGCGAGGCGGGCCTCGGGGCCACCGCGCACGCCCCCGGGATGCCGGAGAGCCACCCCGGCTGGGAGGACTCCGCCGTGGCCCCCGAGCGCCTCGGCGCCTACCTGCGCGACCTGCTCGCGCTCTTCGAGGAGTTCGGCTACCCCCGCCCGTCGGTCTACGGCCACTTCGGGGACGGCTGCGTGCACTGCCGGATGCCCTTCGACCTCACGAGCGACGCGGGCGTCGCCCGGATGCGGGCGTTCATGGAACGGGCCGCCGACCTCGTGTGCTCCTACGACGGGTCGCTCTCGGGCGAGCACGGGGACGGGCAGGCCCGGGGTGAACTGCTCGAGCGCATGTTCGGCCCGGAGCTGGTCGAGGCGTTCGAACGGCTCAAGGCCGTCTTCGACCCCCGCGACCGCATGAACCCCGGCAAGGTCGTCGTCCCCCGCCGCCTCGACGAGGACCTGCGGCTCGGCGGCGCCTTCCGCCCCTGGGAGCCGCGCACCGCCTTCTCCTACCCGGAGGACTCCGGTTCCTTCGCCCGGGCCGCCCGGCGCTGCGTCGGCATCGGCAAGTGCCGCTCGCCGGAGGGCGGCGTGATGTGCCCCAGCTACCGGGCCACCCGGGAGGAGGAGCACTCCACCCGGGGCCGCGCCCGGCTGCTGTTCGAGATGATCGACGGCCGGAGCCCGGTGGACGACGGCTGGCGCTCCACGGAGGTGCGCGACGCCCTCGACCTGTGCCTGGCCTGCAAGGGGTGCAAGAGCGACTGCCCGGTCGACGTCGACATGGCGACCTACAAGGCGGAGTTCCTCCACCACCACTACGCCCGGCGGTTGCGGCCCGCCGCACACTACTCCCTGGGCTGGCTGCCCCTGCTGGCCCGGGCGGCGGGCCGGGCGCCCCGGCTGGTCAACACCCTCACCCACACCCCCGGTGTCGCGCACCTCGCCAAGACGGTCGCGGGCGTCGCCCCCGAGCGGCGGCTGCCGCTCTTCGCCGAGCAGCGCTTCACCGACTGGTGGCGGGCGCGCGGCGGCACCCGTGGCGGCGGCGCGCGTGGCGAGGTCGTCCTGTGGCCCGACACCTTCACCAACGCCTTCCAGCCCGCCGTCGGCCGGGCCGCCGTCGAGGTGCTGGAGGCGGCCGGCTTCCACGTCAGGGTGCCGACCCGGCCGGTGTGCTGCGGGCTGACGTGGATCTCCACCGGCCAGCTCGGCGTCGCCCGGCGGGTGCTGCGCCGCACGCTGGACACGCTGCGCGAGGACATCCGCCGGGGCACGCCCGTCGTCGGCCTCGAACCCAGCTGCACCGCCGTCTTCCGCTCCGACGCGCCGGACCTCATGCCCGGTGACCGGGACGTACGGCGGTTGAGTGAGCGGACGATGACCTTCGCCGAGCTCCTGACCGAGCGGGCCCCCGACTGGCGGCCGCCCGCCGTGCTCGGCGACGCCGTCGTGCAGCGCCACTGCCACCAGTACGCCGTCCTCGGCTTCGACGCCGACGAGGCCCTGATGCGCCGGGCGGGGCTGGACGCCGACGTCCTGGACGCCGGGTGCTGCGGCCTCGCGGGGAACTTCGGCTTCGAGCGCGGTCACTACGAGACGTCGCAGGCGTGCGCGGAGGACGCCCTGTTTCCGGCGCTGCGCTCGGCGGACGCCGGGGCACTCGTCCTGGCCGACGGCTTCAGCTGCCGGACCCAGATCGAGCAGTCCGACACCGGCCGCAGCCCGCTGCACCTCGCCGAGGTGCTGGCCGCCGGGCTGCGCCGGGAGGGCGGGCCCCGGGCCGAGCGCCCCGCGCCACCCTCGCGCGCCGCCACCCGCGCCACGCTCGCCGCGACGGCGGCCGGGACCGGCGCGGGCGCCCTCACGACGCTCGCGGCCGCCCGTCGGCTGCGCCGCCGCTGA
- a CDS encoding glycoside hydrolase family 15 protein — MADPPFADQPRDAEGTALRGTHVPWTLRSYALLADGERGALIDPHGAVVWMCVPHWHDAAAFSALIGGSGDFTVRPDDPWHVWGGSYEDGSLIRVSRWTLTDSQTECREALALPGEADRAVLLRRVRAVRGAARVQVRLAVRAGFGTRPMTDLRLRDGVWHARSGPLHVRLHGLAHATVGRDGALTAPVAVPAGGGHDLVLELSTRCRDDPLDPGRLWERTERAWAEAVPDCRELPAAADVRQAYAVLTGMTSHRGGMVAAATTSLPERVAMGRDYDYRYAWLRDQAYAGTAVARHGPHRLVDDAVRFVARRLHEDGPRLRPAYRVDGGPLPGESTLPLPGYPGGSDRIGNRAGEQFQLDVFGEALSLFAAAARLDRLDDDARRAADIAARAVEETWRRPDAGLWEIEPAWWTHSRLSAVAGLRAAAEALPGASARRWEDLADAVLRETERTCKHPTGRWQRSPRDARLDAALLRPLSIDRRLAEGPALTATREAVERELSSEGYVYRFQHGDHPLGRDEGAFLLCGHFMTAACLAEGRTAAAGRWFERTRSACGSPGLYAEEYDVAQRQLRGNLPQAFVHALLLENAVRLADAP, encoded by the coding sequence ATGGCTGACCCACCCTTCGCCGACCAGCCGAGGGACGCCGAGGGCACCGCCCTGCGGGGCACCCACGTGCCCTGGACGCTGCGGAGCTACGCGCTGCTCGCCGACGGCGAACGGGGTGCCCTCATCGACCCGCACGGCGCCGTGGTGTGGATGTGCGTACCGCACTGGCACGACGCCGCGGCCTTCTCCGCCCTGATCGGGGGCAGCGGCGACTTCACCGTCCGGCCCGACGACCCGTGGCACGTGTGGGGCGGCTCCTACGAGGACGGCAGCCTCATCCGGGTCAGCCGGTGGACCCTGACCGACTCCCAGACCGAGTGCCGGGAGGCCCTCGCCCTGCCCGGCGAGGCGGACCGGGCGGTCCTCCTGCGCCGGGTCCGCGCCGTGCGGGGCGCGGCACGGGTGCAGGTCCGACTCGCCGTACGCGCCGGCTTCGGGACGCGGCCGATGACGGACCTGCGGCTCCGGGACGGCGTCTGGCACGCCCGCAGCGGGCCCCTGCACGTCCGGCTGCACGGCCTCGCCCACGCGACCGTCGGGCGCGACGGCGCGCTCACCGCGCCCGTCGCCGTCCCGGCGGGCGGTGGGCACGACCTCGTCCTGGAGCTCTCCACCCGCTGCCGGGACGATCCGCTCGACCCCGGGCGGCTGTGGGAGCGGACGGAACGCGCGTGGGCGGAGGCCGTCCCGGACTGCCGGGAGCTGCCCGCCGCCGCCGACGTCCGCCAGGCGTACGCCGTCCTGACCGGCATGACCAGCCACCGCGGCGGAATGGTCGCCGCCGCCACCACCTCGCTGCCCGAGCGGGTCGCCATGGGCCGGGACTACGACTACCGCTACGCGTGGCTGCGCGACCAGGCCTACGCGGGCACGGCCGTCGCCCGGCACGGTCCGCACCGGCTCGTCGACGACGCCGTGCGGTTCGTGGCGCGCCGCCTGCACGAGGACGGCCCCCGCCTGCGCCCGGCCTACCGGGTCGACGGCGGCCCGCTCCCCGGGGAGAGCACCCTGCCGCTGCCCGGGTACCCCGGCGGGAGCGACCGGATCGGCAACCGGGCGGGCGAGCAGTTCCAGCTCGACGTGTTCGGTGAGGCGCTGTCGCTGTTCGCCGCCGCCGCTCGCCTCGACCGGCTCGACGACGACGCCCGCCGCGCCGCGGACATCGCCGCCCGTGCCGTCGAGGAGACCTGGCGGCGTCCCGACGCCGGGCTGTGGGAGATCGAGCCGGCCTGGTGGACGCACTCCCGGCTGTCCGCGGTCGCCGGGCTGCGGGCGGCGGCCGAGGCCCTGCCCGGAGCGTCGGCCCGGCGCTGGGAGGACCTCGCCGACGCCGTCCTGCGGGAGACCGAGCGCACCTGCAAGCACCCCACGGGCCGCTGGCAGCGTTCCCCGCGGGACGCACGCCTGGACGCCGCCCTGCTCCGGCCGCTGTCGATCGACCGCCGGCTCGCCGAGGGCCCGGCCCTGACCGCGACCCGGGAGGCCGTGGAACGGGAGCTGTCCAGCGAGGGGTACGTCTACCGCTTCCAGCACGGCGACCACCCGCTCGGCCGGGACGAGGGCGCGTTCCTGCTGTGCGGCCACTTCATGACCGCCGCCTGCCTCGCGGAGGGGCGCACCGCCGCCGCCGGACGGTGGTTCGAGCGCACCCGCAGCGCCTGTGGCTCCCCGGGCCTGTACGCCGAGGAGTACGACGTCGCCCAGCGCCAGCTGCGCGGGAACCTGCCCCAGGCGTTCGTCCACGCGCTGCTGCTGGAGAACGCCGTCCGGCTCGCCGACGCGCCCTGA